The region catagcagcaagcgaagcatcgaaggaggcgatatggctgaagaacttcatcagagaccttggagttctaCCAactgtaaaggagcctatggagattttctatgacaatgAGGATGCAGTCTCcgtaaccaaggaaccaagggatcatggcagatccaggaaCATCGACAGAAATATCACTTTATAAGACATCgtgtggaagaaggactcctcgtggtaaagagggtatcgtcagatgagaatctagcaaatcccctcacgaaaggactgagtagggttaagcacttgcaacatgtgaggagcattgggctgaaggacgatattagtttcacTGGTTAGATAactatttagaaacttgtaatagatcaaatgtaattgacatttgatgattaaataaaaggtgttttatttaaaaGTAAATTTACTATCTTATCTCAATTGTTTActgttgtttcattttgcatgttttggcttccagaataataagattattcaaactatccacagtcgatcatactttggaagaaggtattgaggcaagattgtcatgaatttggcttgtagattgtctgaagtgtttagacatatcaaaagattgctacaacattcatgagtgctcataaggcctgagtattggattaaacccacactcacattAATCACTTCATAatatttatcacgagtgattgtgagatgataatatcatatatgtctttaaaccgagatatattagttgttgactatgagttggttgtacattgatagtgtgaaaacgcatcagtaacttggtgttataaagcacaatgttgtgtatgatttaacgaatagttagtacaagcatataatgtcgaagtttatatgttccttttaattcttggaggattaaaagcgatatattgggccactcgatgatttttgTCTTGACTTATGTACCGGTCCCggtcaggactcaattgatgtgttcaattaagttatatgtcaaacaaatcagaaatcgggaaacaaactactggacaataagtatgacattgttccatgtatttgtccagctgatatcttgaagaacagaggattaaatgatcacttatctaaaggacgcgttagagttcgacaacggcttttaagagctacgattgctaatcggtttttgagtcgtacttgcaattatagttattagacttatccaagtgggagactgttggattaggtgtataagcccatcaatataattggtatgtacttgaaccgagagtagcatggtccttttgggttgccttcaccaaaacaatctgataggatggacatttgagaaagaggttatttatgatttattaatatatatatatattaatatgaaatcctgttatttaattagtattgatcaagaattaatttagtgatcaaaagagattaattaaattaacagggactgattatgtaaatcaatgatatatatatatatatatatatatatatatatatatatatatatatatatatatatatatatatatatatatatatatatatatatatatatatatatatatatatatatatggtttgggctattgatccatgatgggctaagtttatgtaagtttccatgaagagttagcccacatgagatataaatcataacccaagtgtatgaattagggtttacccatgactcttagattcctacaatatatatatatatatatatatatatatatatatatatatatatatatatatatatatatatatatatatatatgaccccATGGCCTAAAATCGGTTACCCCTTGTGTTCTTAGAGTTCATAGAGCCGATATTAGTGCATTGGaacctctctctcaagtcatccaattgttggtggtgtttatGACTTATTataggcatcacatttgaggtgctaagttcttaaagtctATAGATAACAAGCTACAATAGGAGGTAAACAATCTAACTAGTCTTATGATTCAATTATcaaattttgtatgctagtttaggattcatgctttggaaaacaatattgcatgtatatgtagagaaaacttatatccaaagcatctagggttgtatgtgcaccataggagtgttatagtgctcaaaacccttcaaatacCTGGCGACTCGGGCAGCCTCAATACATGTGATCGCATGTTATCAGAATCTCGTTCTGGAAGCTTCCACCTTGAGTATAAATACAACCCTCATAATCAATTGTAAGGGTTGGACGATTCCAAACAAAGAAAACCACTTCTAAAGGCGATTTTTGAATTCTTCCAGCAACTTTTGAAGATCTAAAGACTGCGAATCATTTCATCCATTTAGTTATCTAGATTGATCAGTAAATGTTTCTTATATCtagtttgatttcgtttttggccATGTTTGGGTAAACtttagttttcagttctgcataGACTAATATTTTTCATGTGATTAGTTTTCAGATCTGATTTTCGTTTTGTGTTTCTATAGATTTTTTAGTATTGAGCTTAATGAACGTTtgattttaattcttgttagtcCAATCACATAGCCAAGGTTTTATCATTCCAATTAATCAGTTAATAGATTCTataattgttcttgtcaactagtaaaagtaacaagtatcatattggttccgttttgggatttaactctggtataaactgtgaaaatcatatctttacccttccaagcttgtgagaagtattggggaTTGCTAGGAATTttacaaagaacttaatgcaatttTTTGATTTAATTAAGAGTTTGTTTAATTGaatagtaaaaagttagggttaatttaaagagcttgttttgattaactagtttaggtaaaagagattatactagagcttgttagtttttctcagtaccaacttagatagaacgcatctcaaaTAATTAGACATGGGTtagttgcatgattaggaaagttgCAACATAATTGAAAccaattttattattaattttcgtttattttaatatcactgcatcttttagtttttagtttaatttaaatCTCCCTTCTTAATAATTTCTATCTTGACTAGATTGTACCTGATGCAAAAAGCCATTGACCATTAGGCTGtatccctgaggattcgaccttGCTTCCCTATGCTATATTTTTAGTGTAACCACCAATGAtaaatttatttgattaatacgCACGTGACAACGTGTTAACAAATTGGCGCTGTTGTCGGGGACATGGTGTTTTTTAATAGTTTTATGCCAAGAAATTTTCATTCAGGTACACCTTTAGTTTTTGATCCAGAAATCAAAAGAACTACAAGGAGACTAAAGAAAGAAGCGGAAAGAAAGAAACGATCATTTGGTCTCTTTGGTTCATCATCTTCCATACCACCAGAAACCTCCACACCACAAGGCAGTCCCTTGTGGAACGAATCAGATCTGTTTTTTCTGAAAGTACCCCCATCTTCTCCTCAAAATAGCTCATATAAAACTTACTCCCCGCCCTCTTCTGTTAAATCTGAACCCACAAATTCTTCAGAATCCAAATCTAAAGAATCAGACATGAGTGGAGACGAAGCAGAAAAGACTCTTAGAGAGTCGGCCACTCAAGAGGTCAACCAACAACCCTTTTGCATTACGTTTCCAGAAGCCTAGAACTTCGAACTCAAATCTGGGCTGATTCATCTTCTTCCCACTTTTAGAGGTTTGGAAAACGAAGACCCACATAAATCCCTCAAGGAATTTCATGTGGTTTGTTTGGGAATGAAGTTGCATGCTGTCTCGAAAGACTAGATTAagttaagggcattccccttttcacTTCAAGATTCAGCAAGGGAATGACTACATAAACTTCCATCTGGTTCCATCACCACTTGGACAGAACTCGCAAAGGTGTTCTTAGAGAAATATTTTCCAGAAATGCTAGTTTCCAGTCTCAGAAGATAAATCATCGGGATCAAATAAGGAAAAAAAGAAGCTTTACACACTTACTGGGAAAGGTTCAAAAAGCTGCTAGTTCGGTGCACACATGGTATCAATAATTATCAAATTTATAATTGCTTTTGTGAAGGCATGACACCTTTGGAGAGGCGCCTGATAAATGCTTCCAGTGGTGGTTCCTTGGGTGATATGACACCGACTGAAATCAGCGAACGTATCGAAAAGTTGGCGATCGAGTCTAAAAATTCCAAAAACAAAGATGAGTGGTATCCAGATCGGCTAAGGGGTGTCAAGGAAATCAACAATGCTCACCTAGAGTCTCATATATCTAAACTAACAAAAGCAGTGTTGTTGACTAAAGAAAAAGTTGCTGCAAAGAAACTGTATGGTATATGTTTGAAGACGAAACATCCAACTGTTATGTGTCCGTTACTATAAGAGGATGTTGCTCCAGTCAAAGCTATCAGAGGATACCAGCAACAAAAGACTTATAATCAGCCTCCAAATTTTTATCAGAACAACTATCAACAAAGACAACAATTTCAGCCACCATCGGGTTTTCAGCAGATGAACTTTCAGTAGAATTTTCATTAGCTGCCCAACTTTCAGAATCCAAATCAGCAGAATTTTTAGAATTTGAATTTTCAGAATCAAATCACACATCAAGAACCCAGTAGTTTCAACGTGGCATTAAAATATATAATGAAGAGCTAGTATCAAGAATCTGGAAAAATAGGTGTCTCAGCTTGCAACTTTTGTGGTTCATCTGGAATCTCAAAGAAAGTTACCGTGCCACATAGAAAACAATTTGAAGCACAATGTTAGTGTTATTTACTTGAGAAGTGGGAAAACATATGGAGGCCAAAGCTTATCTGAACCAGAAAACAAACCTAAGGAAGAATTTGAAGAAGTTctggtagaagaagaagatgtaaaagagcctgaagaagaagatgaggaaTATAAAGAAGTGTTGGTTGAAGAagataaagaaaaagaaatttcAGGACCACCCAAGccaattcttaaagaatacaagACCTTACCCCCATTCCCATCAAGACTGAAGAGTACGAAGCGTGAAAGAGAGGATGAGGATATCATGAATTTTTTTTGCAAAGTTGAGGTAAATATCCCACTTTTGGATGTTATCAAACAAATTCATTAATATGCTAAATTTCTTAAAAAATCATGTATTTCAAAGAAAAACTGAATTTTAATGAGATTGTAAAAGCTGGCGAAAATATTTCTGCTATTCTGCAAAAATTTGCCTCCAAACTGCAAGGATTCGGGGATTTTTTCAGTTCCTTGTATATTGGGTAACCTTCATTTTCTAAAAGCCATGCTTGATCTAGAAGCTTCATTCAATTTCCTTCCATgttctgtttttgaaaaattaaaaatgggAACTTTACAAAAGACCGGGACAATTATCCAGTTGGCTAACCACTCGATACTACACCCAAAAGGTGTACTGGAGGATGTTCTTGTTCGAGTGGATAATTTGATCTTTCCCGCTGATTTTTATATTTTGGACACAGGAAACTTGAATACTTTTGATGAAAACTCTATTATTTTGGGAAGGCCATTTATGCAAACTACAATAACGAAAATTGATGTTTTAATGGCATGATTTCAATGAAGTTTGATGAGGAGGttgttaattttaaaattaatgatGATAATTTCCTTCTAAAAATATTTCTATCAATTATATTGGTACCAGCAGTCCTTTATTTGAGGGCTTTTGTGTGTTTTCTAATGTCTCTGTGCAAGAGAAATTTGCAGACAGAAATTTATCATACACATCAGAGGAGCTGGTAGAAGATAAGCTTGGGGAGGTGAAGGAGGAGTATCGAATTCCTGCTGTAGAAAAATCAGATAGAATTTTGAAAAggaacaaacttttggaaaaagaaGAGGAGGAGCTGGAATCCGAGGAAGTATCAGATGAAAAtctaaaaaagaaaaatgtttttgaGCAAAGAAAAGGTAGAAGTGGTGATTTCAAATACGAGTCTGAAAAGAAGAAAGcttaaagaaaagaagaaggagATTTCTGGCAAGAATAAGAAGATcagaaagagaaagaagaaatcAAGTCAATTGAAAGATTTATCTGCAGACAATCTGGAGTCTTTCTAGGCTATTGAAAAAGTTCCAGATCCACCCATAATGCCATCTTTGAAGGGATTTAGAGTCATAAGAAAAAGAGTTGAGCTTTAGAGAAGTCTCAACCACACCAGTTCATAAATCTGGTTGGACAAAGTCGAGTCAACGACTTTAAAAATGGGCGGCTTTCCGGGAGGCAACCCAAACGTTAAGTTTTAGTTTTTACGCTTTCAATAAAGAGATGGAGACGGTGCCACACAAGCTTGGGGAAATCAGAGGATCGACAAAGTTGCTGAAATTCAGATTTTTTGTCATATCTTCGTCAATATCAGATTTCTGCAAACTTATCAGGTACATTCTTTCCTAATTGCACCCTTTTGCTTTTATATTCTTTATTGAGTTGTTCATTCCTCTCTAAGCATTGAGAACAATGCATCATTTTAAGCTTTGGGAAGGGGTTAgtgtaaaaatttacatttttttaaaaatttaaaattttcagtttttcgtttaaaattttcaaattaaatttttctttttgcatttatTTTCTACATTGCATTTacatataaaaattttaaaaaatcaaaaaataatttcctttttatttttctacattcattaaaaagactccaaaaagattttatttctagttatttttattttgtacattttaaaaattcttaaaaatcttttagaaaaacgagaaaataaaaaaaagattaaaaatacGAGATGAAGATATTCTTTATATTTGAGACATGCGCTTACATTCAAATTCAAAGcctaaagaaaagaagaagaagaagaaggatgttgTCACCAGGAAGGAATTCCTAAGTCTCCAAGCCAAAGTAGATCAACTTTTGGCTGCGGTTAAACCTACCCAACCTCCACCTGAAGACACTCTAGGACCGCAGTCATTGATTGAGCGCATCGAACGACTCGAGACGAGGGAGCGTATGGCTGTTGAGCGCATCTCTCTTAAGGTAGAAATGGGGATCCGGTCTCTTGACAACAACCGCAGGGCTGACCATCAGGACTTCATGGCTGCCGCGGAATGCCTCATTATTGAGATGACCGCAATCAAACAGGATCTTCAAGcagccattgcggatcaagcTGCACAATCTCAGAAagtgatagatgagactcatactgcttatgagtccactatctctgtTCTTCATGCAACTATCAACCGAATGCAGAAATCCCTTACCGCTAATTGCCATGGCCCTGAGATCCTCCAGCTTACCAAAGACATACACAAGCTACTCTTCAACTCCTCCACTCCAAACAATTCCCAATTGGCCGAGACTATGAAAGCTCAATTTCAAGAAGTTTGTGCCAAGGTGGATGGACTtaagcaatggcttgaggaagcaccggcgttgcatccctcaagagggggaagtgaagatgaAGTCCACCACTCTGATGCTTCCATTCATCAGAGTCCTCCCCTCACCACTGAAAAAATCCCCACACCGCAGCCCTCTCCACCACCATCTCCAAAAGATACTACCAAAAAGCTTGAGACTCCTCCTCACTTCAAAAATCTTGAGGAGAACATGTCATCCGCAAGCTCCACAGACTCCCCTGCCACAGCCCAAAGAAAGCATGATTGGAAGGCGGCCAAGCTTGCTGAAATTATCTGGAGAGCATGTGGATTTGACACTATGATAGATAAGTCCTTGATaaactcatgggtcaatccgcTCCGCAGGCTACTGGATGAAGACTATACTCCACACCTTACATATGTTGAACCCCCTTCTGATGGatattgggatattccaatctCTCCCAATGCCAAATACTTTGCAGTATTTGAGTCTTTTGACTGCAGTCTCCCTGATCACAAACATCTTCCAATGGAGTTTGAAAGACTTAATCGTTTTTATGCTAAGCATGGCTCCTCTGTTGAAAAAATTTGGTCTaatgatagaccatccgcagtcaagaactacaagatgcagaagttcatgaaggctgacttCGTTCAGTATACCCTCACCAGAAGAGAGCATGACTACATCCGCACTCAGGCagacttcccaagcatgaatccgGAAGAAATCTTACTTATTGCCAGGGTGTTCCAGAACAAGGCAGAAAAGCACCCGAAGATGCAAATGGCGCTTGATAAAGCCAAATCCTTTCTGAGGGATACAATATGTGACTTTGCCAAGATTGATGCGTATATCCACCCTATCATCATCAAGAAGTTTGATCTCCCTTCACTTGAACCTGTGccaatgcctaccgaaggcttCGAAGAAAGATCACTAGGCGCAACAAACTTTCCTGAACTTGGTATCATATTCAAACGGAAGACTGACAACGTCAAATACTTCATTTCGATGAATGCCATGCACCGCCTGAccaagaaacaacttgacatctGTAAGACCGCAGTTGAAAGATCGAAGCATACTACTGCAATagtcaaatttgaaatttcaagaagAATCATATGGCTTGAAAATGTCAGGAAGTTCTGGTGGATTCTGATCAATTTCCTCAAACTTGATAGCTGAACcggagttaaagaggtcacttagggggaaattgttgaaacataagtgaccctcttgaactcagcTACCGCAACCATCACTCTAGCGCAACGGTTCAGCATCCGCAATCAATTCAGCACACGGAGACAGCTCTTCATCAGCAACCGCAATCAATCTGCAGTCTACTTAATTACttttcttatctttatgtaaTACTCTATTATGCAGCATACCTTGCACGgatgcttatagagttgtagtTTAGTTCtaagactctataaatagagactcattcTACTGTATTAAAAGACTTCTTACTCTTGAATTTCTTAAGAAACCTCTACTCTTATCTCTTGATCACTGATGACTTGtgaattattctgaatatatATTTCCCagatatcttcttcatttctctatctttctaCTCTTCTTACTCTAAATTGTTACTGaaacatatcaaactataacctCTCTCTGGAGCAAGTCGttaagacttaatcactaagtttgatttttcttattaactcggagtgaatgcattccttgttacgaatcagcttaagtggattcttgatataacaattgctttcatttatatttctttactttccgcaactaactatctaactatctaactatattattgttgagcttttagatcctttgagattaactattccgcaatatacttgttctaaagtttgttcaagtgtgtctccaagttttttctctcagcaattggtatcagagccaaagtggttgcttcttgaatatcggaactctgattttttatTAGgctttctataccactaaagctcatttaaaaaaaactcaaatggcacaatcgttatctctgaatgtctccaacagtgttggtggttctaaccgagctccaatactagtagcaaatgaatatcatcactggtcacaaagaatggagaggtacttaagaagactgggaagagatgtatggcgatccgtagaagaaggaccacatgttccagtccttacaccagtccaaactgacggCGCTGCAAccaggctaggaggaggtcaaccagccatGAGCCGTCCCACAaaagatgatctcgataaaatggaaaatgatgttgttgctttctatgaaatttcatgtggtgttgctcctgacaactttgatattatcataaactgcaagtcaACAAAACAGATCTAGGATGTACTCAAGAatctgtacgaaggctcagaacaagcacaagacaagaagctcactacaGCACTCAATGACTTCAACAACTTTAAAGCTCAtactggtgaaagtttggaagactccttcaagaggTTCAACTTG is a window of Lactuca sativa cultivar Salinas chromosome 1, Lsat_Salinas_v11, whole genome shotgun sequence DNA encoding:
- the LOC128127582 gene encoding uncharacterized protein LOC128127582; this translates as MTPLERRLINASSGGSLGDMTPTEISERIEKLAIESKNSKNKDEWYPDRLRGVKEINNAHLESHISKLTKAVLLTKEKVAAKKLGKTYGGQSLSEPENKPKEEFEEVLVEEEDVKEPEEEDEEYKEVLVEEDKEKEISGPPKPILKEYKTLPPFPSRLKSTKREREDEDIMNFFCKVELAKIFLLFCKNLPPNCKDSGIFSVPCILGNLHFLKAMLDLEASFNFLPCSVFEKLKMGTLQKTGTIIQLANHSILHPKGVLEDVLVRVDNLIFPADFYILDTGNLNTFDENSIILGSSPLFEGFCVFSNVSVQEKFADRNLSYTSEELVEDKLGEVKEEYRIPAVEKSDRILKRNKLLEKEEEELESEEVSDENLKKKNVFEQRKGRSGDFKYESEKKKA